CCCCAATATGGGCACGGCCTGCAGTTATAATCAGGAGCTGAACTGCTCTTAACTCAGAACTGATTCTGGACCGTGAGTTGGGTTACAAGATGCCGTTTGGCGTCCAGATCTTTCCTTGATAAGGAAATCCAGTGGATCACTCATCACCTACGGAGGATGTAAACAATAGGTCATCACACAAATGATTTACTTTCCCTGCGCCTCCACATCCTTCCCCAAAACCTCCTTTTCACTTTTGTCTTTTTCATATTTGTCTTTGTCCAGCTCCACGGTCGAGCTGTTATGTGAGATCGGTGAGATAGCCGAGGgctttgtgtcatttttatCCATCACGCAATCGTCATTGCATTTGTAATCTGTAATAATCCTCTCCTTGTCCATGACGGCGGTTTCCTCATGGTCCCCGCGGTcgagggggtaggggggagtgTTGAGGGGAGTCTGGCTCTCCAAGTGCTGCCGGTATGCTCTCTGAATCACCACGGCTGACATCTCTTCCTGTTTGCGACGAAGGGTGGACGTGATTGGTTCGTAGGACATCTTGGAGGGGTTGGAGGCCATGAAGCGTTCCTCCATCTGCCCTCTCAACATGTCCATCTCCCCGCCCTCGCCCAGCACGCGCTTGGTGAAGGCGAACAGGATGTCCAGGCAGTGGATGCGCTCGCTGCTGACCATGGGCATGTCCATGGAGATCAGCTGGATCTTGTTGGGCTTGGCGATGCGCAGCGGGGGGTCCAGGGAGTCGGCGAAGTCCGACAGCTTGTTGTACTCCATGAACTGGGTGGCCTGCGGGTCGAAGCGCTCCCACACCTCGTAGAACACCTCGAAGTCGTCCTCGCTCAGCGGCTCGGTGCTCTCCTCCGTTGCCACGCCGAAGTTCTCCAGGATGACGGCGATGTACATGTTGACCACGATGAGGAAGCAGATGATGATGTAGCTGACGAAGAAGGTGATGGCCACGAAGGTGTTCCCACAGTCGCCCGTCTGGGCGCTGCCCGGGTGCTCTTTCTGCCGGTCGCAGTCGGGCACCTTGTTGAGCAGTGGTGCCAGGAGCCCGTCCCAGCCCGCCGACGTGGTGATCTGGAACAGGCAGATCATGCTGTTGCCGAACGTCTCGAAGTTGAACATGTCGTCGATGCCCTTCTCCTTCTTGACGTAGGCGAAGTTGGACATGCCGAAAATGGCGTAGATGAAcatgacgaggaagaggaggaggccgaTGTTGAACAGAGCTGGAAGTGACATCATCAGAGCGAACAGCAGCGTGCGGATCCCCTTGGCGCCTTTGATGAGGCGGAGGATGCGGCCAATCCGAGCCAATCGAATGACTCGGAACAAAGTCGGTGAAACAAAATAGTCCTCGATAATTTTTGACAGGAACATGCCTATTGGAAAATAAAGACAATTACACGTTAGAAATAAGACGTATGATATAAAATGAAACACAAATTGATTAGAGCACCACTTACCAACGATGGACAGGGCGACCACGATGAAGTCGAAGACGTTCCAGCCCACGGTGAAGTAGTGGTGGCGAAGCGCCAGCATCTTCAGCACGCACTCGGCCgcgaagatgatgatgaagaacacATTGATCCAGTGGAGGACGGCGATCTTCTGTTGGCTTTGATCTTCTGTCTCCACCATCATGGTGATCATGTTCAGGCAGATCAGCACCATGATCAGAATGTCAAAGGCTTGCTTGGTCGTCAAGTCAAAGACTAATCCTTGGAGCTTGTTCTGAAAGACAAGCATAAGAGATAAGAGACAGTTACACGACGGCCGTCTGCAGTATCAGTACGAGCCGCCTCCTTGTGTGTGAGGTACAAAACATCCAACGGCCGTCTGCAGTATCAGTACGAGCCGCCTCCGGGACCCAGGAGACTCTGCGTCTGCGTACCGTTGGCCTTGGGATGGGCTTCTGGGGCTTCTTGGAGCCCAGCTTCTTCATGGCGTTGTAGTATTTCTTCTGCTCCTCCGTCATGAAGATGTCCTGACCCCCAAAGTAAAAATTGAAAATAGAAAGAACATTTAATATCTCTCAAAAATATAGATGTGACAATGGTTTGAAATCAAATCTTAGATTTGATTTTAAATGACAGATACTTATCTTTTTCTTTTGCTGATTGAAATTGTCAATGATGACGCCGATGAAAAGGTTGAGTGTGAAGAACGCTCCGAATATGATGAAGATCACGAAGAAAAGATACATCTTCAGGTTGATCTCGTAAACGGGTTGCTCATCTGGCTATGAGTACCGAGCAGGAACAAATACCATTTAAGATTGCTTTACATTGTCCATTCTTATAtttatacaatttatttgttattttttagaCATTGACAACATATTTATTAAATTGATCTATGTCACGTTAAAGAGAAACATAGAAATAAGGTTGTTCTAAGTAAATGAAGGCCATTGAAGTGAAGGTATTTGAATGTAAGTGGAGAAGTGGAGGAAGGCTGAGGGTTTACCCCGCGGGAGTCCACCGCCGCATACATGATGTCCATCCAGCCTTTGAAGGTCGCCTGTAGGGCACAAGGCCACGCGGCCAACACAGCCACCATCAGCGGCCCGTCAAGTCACCCACAACCCGCATAGATATCTAGTTATAGATATCTAGATCTAGATGTATAGATATCTCCTCACCACTTGCAGCAGAGCCAGGTAGCCGGCTCCCACGTGGTCAAAGTTGATCTTGGCGTATGTCCAGACGGCGTTGGAGCTGTTGATGCACTGCAACTGGTTGTTCACCTCGTCGATGGGGAAGGGGAGGCCGCTGCTGGTGTTGGTGCAGAGGCCGAACCTCCCAGCGAACATGTTGACGCCCATGATGCTGAAGATCAGCCAGAAGATCAGACACACCAGCAGTACGTTGAAGATGGAGGGGATGGCCCCCAGCAGGGCGTTCACCACCAcctgccacacgcacacacacacacccaagcaaacacatacacacacacacacacacacacacacacacacacacacacacacacacacacacacacacacacacacacacaagcaaacacacacgtacgcacgcacccgcgcacgcacacacacacacacgcataaacacacaacatgCTGATGGTCTAtactgacggtgtgtgtgtgtgcgtgtgtgagtgtgtgtgcgcgtgtgagtctGTGATCCAGGTGTCTCACCCTCATGCCCTCGAAGCGCGACAGGGCCCTCAGGGGCCTAAGGGCCCTCAGCGTCCGCAGGGACTTGATGGCAGCGATGTCAGAGGCCCCCATGGCGTTGGCTGCCAGGCTGACCAGAGAGAcctggaggaaccagaggaaccagaggaaccgTGAGGAGCCGGGAGGAACTgtgaggaaccagaggaactgTGAGGAGCCGGGAGGAACTGTGAGGAACTgtgaggaaccagaggaaccgTGAGGAGCCGGGAGGAACTgtgaggaaccagaggaaccgTGAGGAGCCAGGAGGAACCGTGAGGAACCGTGAGGAACCgtgaggaaccagaggaaccgTGAGGAGCCGGGAGGAACTGTGAGGAACCGTGAGGAACCGTGAGGAGCcgggaggaaccagaggaaccgTGAGGAACCGTGAGGAACCGGGAGGAACCCTGAGGAACCGTGAGGAACCGTGAGGAACCgtgaggaaccagaggaaccgtgaggaaccaggaggaaccaggaggaaccgtGAGGAACCCTGAGGAACCGTGAGGAGCCGGGAGGAACTGTGAGGAACcctgaggaaccagaggaaccatGAGGAACCGGGAGGAACCgtgaggaaccaggaggaacattgaggaaccaggaggaaccaggaggaacattgaggaaccaggaggaaccatGAGAACCAGTATGCCCAGAATGCCTGCTGGCCCCCTCCCAGTATaaaccaaccctaaccctttcaCATTGTaaaccaaccctaaccctttcaCTTTGTaaaccaaccctaaccctttcaCTTTGTAAACCAACCCTAATCCTTTCACTTTGTAAACCAACCCTAATCCTTTCACTTTGTAAACCAACCCTAATCCTTTCACTTTGTaaaccaaccctaaccctgaaaactataaaaaaagtttttatataatttgaatataataataataggtataATAAGGTCTCCAAAGAACACTGAATCATTAAAAGAGTGTATATTTTGAAGACAAGACAAGATAATGAGCTCTATTCACTATGTTCTTGGAAGCCTTCATTTATTGTTCTGTAAGACCATGGTGCTAACTTACGTCCACGATGAGGAAGTCCAGCCAGCACCAGGCGTTGGTGAAGTATTTAGCGAAGCCGTACGCCACCCACTTCAACAACATCTCCAAGATGAAGATGTAGGTGAAGATTTTATCTGCAAACTCCAGCACAACcttgattgtttttttctgcTCAATGTAGGCATCTTCAAAGGCCTGGACGCAGGATAAAATAGATTAAAACAAAATTATCAATGCAAAATCTCTTCACATAATATCTTAATATTTGGTAACAGAACTAATGTTTCCATCCAAAGGGATTCAAATGAACTGAGAGGCTGTGTCACTCACCTTTGTAACAACTTACAACTGGGATGTACCTCTAATCTAATGATGTACCTGTTGTAACTAAGGTTTTGATTGGCCGTAGTGATGTACCTGTTGttataaaggttttgattggTCGTAGTGATGTACCTGTTGttataaaggttttgattggTCCTAGTCATGTTCCTGTTGttataaaggttttgattggctgtagcgATGTACCTGTTGttataaaggttttgattggTCGTAGTGATGTACCTGTTGttataaaggttttgattggTCCTAGTCATGTTCCTGTTGttataaaggttttgattggCCGTAGTGATGTACCTGTTGttataaaggttttgattggTCGTAGTGATGTACCTGTTGttataaaggttttgattggTCCTAGTGATGTACCTGTTGTAATAAAGGTTTTGATTGGTCCTAGTGATGTACCTGTTGTAATAAAGGTTTTGATTGGTCCTAGTGATGTACCTGTTGTAATAAAGGGTTTGATTGGTCCTAGTGATGTACCCATTGTAATAAAGGTTTTGATTGGTCCTAGTGATGTACCTGTTGTAATAAAGGTTTTGATGCTCATCTTGTGTATAGTGGTACTACTGTGTCAGCCTCATTAATAAACCCTACGTATGGAGCAGGGAGAAGATCGCTCAATGGAAGTGGAACATGGTTTGACCTCCATGTCCGACAAGGACCTGCATGTGCCTATGAGTGTTGCTGATCCGAGCCTCAGTCAGGAGAGGACGTACCAGCGCCCCGCTGCTCAGCAGGatcatgaagatgatgaagc
The window above is part of the Gadus morhua chromosome 20, gadMor3.0, whole genome shotgun sequence genome. Proteins encoded here:
- the scn1laa gene encoding sodium channel, voltage-gated, type I-like, alpha isoform X1, translated to MKKIRFQLSKDPDLHIYDLNCSSAPQGDTMETEYRTGRLNSYPESVDYMEGPKARQRALSVASVLTNTMDEESRQLARWYQFAQTYLIWECCPAWIKMKTIVRLVVMDPFVDLGITICIVVNTLFMAIEHHPMSKGFSDMLSVGNQVFTGIFTAEMVVKIIALDPYYYFQQSWNIFDSVIVSLSLMELGLAQLPGMSVLRSFRLLRVFKLAKSWPTLNMLIKIIGNSVGALGNLTLVLAIIVFIFAVVGMQLFGKNYMDCVCKINKDCKLPRWHMNDFFHSFLIVFRVLCGEWIETMWDCMEVAGQRMCLVVFMMVMVIGNLVVLNLFLALLLSSFSADNLAGNDEDSEMNNLQVAIGRIQNGVACTKSFLRRTFCRMSLHKKRKKKMMGVDGLPNIKDFPNSNGDITGVDKNGDKYIVNSMSEGSFIHNPALTVVVPIAVAESDFEHLYTDDISSDSFELEDDKAASDEEEQSSSEGSTVDLGGPRDGAGSLELEFEEEEPEACFTEGCIRRFPCCQVAVESGLWRMWWTLRKTCFRIVEHNWFESFIIFMILLSSGALAFEDAYIEQKKTIKVVLEFADKIFTYIFILEMLLKWVAYGFAKYFTNAWCWLDFLIVDVSLVSLAANAMGASDIAAIKSLRTLRALRPLRALSRFEGMRVVVNALLGAIPSIFNVLLVCLIFWLIFSIMGVNMFAGRFGLCTNTSSGLPFPIDEVNNQLQCINSSNAVWTYAKINFDHVGAGYLALLQVATFKGWMDIMYAAVDSRGPDEQPVYEINLKMYLFFVIFIIFGAFFTLNLFIGVIIDNFNQQKKKFGGQDIFMTEEQKKYYNAMKKLGSKKPQKPIPRPTNKLQGLVFDLTTKQAFDILIMVLICLNMITMMVETEDQSQQKIAVLHWINVFFIIIFAAECVLKMLALRHHYFTVGWNVFDFIVVALSIVGMFLSKIIEDYFVSPTLFRVIRLARIGRILRLIKGAKGIRTLLFALMMSLPALFNIGLLLFLVMFIYAIFGMSNFAYVKKEKGIDDMFNFETFGNSMICLFQITTSAGWDGLLAPLLNKVPDCDRQKEHPGSAQTGDCGNTFVAITFFVSYIIICFLIVVNMYIAVILENFGVATEESTEPLSEDDFEVFYEVWERFDPQATQFMEYNKLSDFADSLDPPLRIAKPNKIQLISMDMPMVSSERIHCLDILFAFTKRVLGEGGEMDMLRGQMEERFMASNPSKMSYEPITSTLRRKQEEMSAVVIQRAYRQHLESQTPLNTPPYPLDRGDHEETAVMDKERIITDYKCNDDCVMDKNDTKPSAISPISHNSSTVELDKDKYEKDKSEKEVLGKDVEAQGK